In Fimbriimonadaceae bacterium, the DNA window CTGGAGGCGGTCCGGGCCGCCGGCGTCCCCATCGTCTTTGTCGACCGTGCCCCGCCTCGACCGTTGGAGGGAGACTACGTCGGGACGGACAACGTGTCCGCCGCCCAAGCTGGCGTGCGCCACCTTGTGGAGTTGGGTCATTCGCGGATCGCCTTCATCACCAACCAGGACAAGGCTTCGACGGTCCGCGACCGGAACGCCGGTTACCGACGGGCGCTTCAGGAAGCGAGGATCCCGTTCGACCCCGACCTGGTCCGGTGCGAGACCGCCGACGAGCCTGAAGGGGTCGAGCCGGCCCTTGACGAACTGCTAAAGCTGGACAACCCACCCACCGCCGTGGTCGGCGTGAACGACCACATCGCCCTGCATGTCTACGAGGGGCTCGAACGCCGGGGCCTTTCCATACCTCAGGACATGTCGGTCCTTGGATTTGACGGACTGCTCCGCTGGGTGACCGGCGGCGGCTATCTCACCTCGTGTTGTCAACAATTCGAGCGGATCGGCCAGATCGCCATCGAACTCCTGATGGAGAGGATGGTGGGTGACGACCCGGTGGCGCACCGCCACTACCTGCTCGACGCCCCACTTGCCTTGTGCGGTTCGACCGACAAGCCGCGCAAGCCCAACGACCGTGCTGCGTTCAAGTTCTCGGAGAAACAATCCTTATGAGAAGGCTGCGAAGGCGTGGTTTCACGCTCATTGAACTGCTCGTCGTCATTGCGATCATAGCGATCCTCGCCGCGATCCTCTTCCCTGTCTTCGCCCAAGCGAAACGTGCCGCCAAGGGCTCGGTGGCGATCAGCAACGCCAAGCAACTGGTCCTCGGCCAACTGATGTACTGCGGCGACTACGACGACATGATCTCCCCGGTCATCCAATTCGACAGCGCCTGGCACATGCTCCCGTTCACCTACGTGCAGCAGCCCTACATGAAAAACTGGGGGATCTTGATGGATCCGACCGGGCCGTTGCCCAAGGACACGGACACCGCCGCGAGCGGCTATGACCTGGCGGTCTACGGCCAGTGGGGCATGCCTCCGCGCAAAGCGGCGACCGACGGCTCGTTCAGCCAATACCTGTTCGGGCAGTCGGCCACCGGCGCGGCGATGACGAACGGCGAGGTCTACACCTACGACGGCATCGCGGGCATCGGCAACACCCCCAACGGGGTGGGATGCGGCTCGGGACAAGACTGCTCGAACTGGGCCGGAGCGGGGTACCGGGGCGGGCAGACACCGTCGCTGTCCACCACTGCCGTGGCTAGTCCGGCCGAACAAGTCATGATGGCCCAGGCCGGTTCATGGGACTTCATGTGGCAACAGGACAACGCGGACAGCTTCGACCTGTACTTTGCCGACTGCCAGTACAACACCTACGGGTGCAACCGGGTCGCTTCCGCTCCGGTCGCCCGGTTCCGTGACGGGGACGGCCCCAGTGTCGGCTTCTACCCGTGGCCTGCGGCCCTGCCGGCAAACGCCAAAGAACCGACCGGGATGACCGTCTGGGTCGGTGTCGACGGCCATGCCAAGTCGACCGCATGGCGGAGCTTGATGGGGCAGACGGTGGAGATACCGCCGATCAGCAACAGTGTCCACAAGGCGATCAAGGCGTTCTGGCCCGCTGGATCATGAAGGCCCTCGCTCTGATCCTGGCGGGCGTCGGCCTGCTCGTCCTGGTCGGGTGCGAAAGCAGCCCGACGGCCTCGGACGACGCGGCCATGCGCAAGCGACTGGGCAACGGCCCTCCGACAATGCCGGGCGCACCGGGCACGGGGCCAGCCCCGAAGGGGGCCCGCCAAGACGAGCGCATGGCGGAGCAAGGCCAACAGGCTCCGCCGGGTCGCTAAAGAAAATGAACAAAGTCAGCCCGGCAGACGCCGGGCTGACCCCTATAATCGACTGAGCTTATGTCTGCAGAATTTGATGTCGCGATCATCGGCGGCGGCCCGGGAGGAACGACGGTCGCCTCCATGTTGGCCACCCACATGCCCCAACTCAAGGTCGGCCTCTTTGAGCGGGAAGTGTTTCCCCGGCCTCACATCGGTGAGAGCCTTCTCCCGACCGTAGGCATCGTCTTGGACGAGATCGGGGCGTGGGACAAGATCGAGGCCGCCGACTTTCCGATCAAGATCGGGGCGACTTACAAGTGGGGGTGCACCGACGACCTGTGGGACTTCAACCTCCTCGACACGTCGATCGTCAACGTTGACGACCCCCGCCCGGGCAAGTACGACGGGTGGAGGGTGAGTGCCGCGTTCCAGATCGACCGGGCCCCGTT includes these proteins:
- a CDS encoding GntR family transcriptional regulator, which translates into the protein MDDRSPMVQSVAKTMKARIDQGVYPPGRSLPSERALAQELQVSRLVVRQALEALGESGLIVCKPNCRPVVKGVWAKPSRTNLSGPRHVSIWLWPNTAYYSASCMLKGIQSVPVPSDVKLVVGGATGATDFDACVEAERKFLLDVSRDDHAAGVIVWYIGTERNVAALEAVRAAGVPIVFVDRAPPRPLEGDYVGTDNVSAAQAGVRHLVELGHSRIAFITNQDKASTVRDRNAGYRRALQEARIPFDPDLVRCETADEPEGVEPALDELLKLDNPPTAVVGVNDHIALHVYEGLERRGLSIPQDMSVLGFDGLLRWVTGGGYLTSCCQQFERIGQIAIELLMERMVGDDPVAHRHYLLDAPLALCGSTDKPRKPNDRAAFKFSEKQSL
- a CDS encoding prepilin-type N-terminal cleavage/methylation domain-containing protein, producing MRRLRRRGFTLIELLVVIAIIAILAAILFPVFAQAKRAAKGSVAISNAKQLVLGQLMYCGDYDDMISPVIQFDSAWHMLPFTYVQQPYMKNWGILMDPTGPLPKDTDTAASGYDLAVYGQWGMPPRKAATDGSFSQYLFGQSATGAAMTNGEVYTYDGIAGIGNTPNGVGCGSGQDCSNWAGAGYRGGQTPSLSTTAVASPAEQVMMAQAGSWDFMWQQDNADSFDLYFADCQYNTYGCNRVASAPVARFRDGDGPSVGFYPWPAALPANAKEPTGMTVWVGVDGHAKSTAWRSLMGQTVEIPPISNSVHKAIKAFWPAGS
- a CDS encoding tryptophan 7-halogenase, with the translated sequence MSAEFDVAIIGGGPGGTTVASMLATHMPQLKVGLFEREVFPRPHIGESLLPTVGIVLDEIGAWDKIEAADFPIKIGATYKWGCTDDLWDFNLLDTSIVNVDDPRPGKYDGWRVSAAFQIDRAPFDKILLDHAASLGVHVQDGNGVHKTRTAGDRVDS